The nucleotide window aaaaagacctgcgaggaaaatgggcaccaaattggaaAGGACCATACGTTGTAAAAAATGCATTCTTAggcggagctttgatccttaccgagatggatgggaaggagctaccgaatccagtgaactcagatgcagtgaagaaatattatgcttgagatgaaaacccgaaaagggcatctaaaaaaaaaagaaataaataaaaaagaaaaaggggatcagagcgaaaacctgaaaagggcgctttggttaaacacaaaagattaggatagAAACCCGagagggcattctaatgaagcaaatatcCGGCTTACAAGGCAAGGCGTTTTAAACTGTGCgacaaacagtgagactacagtatttgaagcatccctgaaagctcgaaatcttctacgcaatgagccagactctaaaagattcttgattaaggaacgtgaagagttcatgtgtcgaatatctacagcatttgtatccgttgaatacgatctcttctttgtacatttgtactatcattggttaactttctttgtttgccacatttgaaataaaggagTATGAGATATCCTtcttgtccctacctgaccattttcatgcatctcattatgtgtttatttaatgataaatagtgaaatgacatactctaaacaaaagaagtgataagcattacctggatgaaaatttgataaagagcctcaaagcaataataaagtTCAACAAGGGGCAAAAGAGCgttatctgagaaacgtcgattactcgtgaagcttgaagacgggTACATGGcataaagagaaagtcaagagccgaagtaatgaatgcggaccatcacaagaatcgtgacgaaaaggacatacgacaaacatgcttaaggaacactgcataatcatgtaggcataaaggcatttaagacaaacatgtgcatatcataataacatcatgcatggcatatacaGTTAATCCAATAGAGCAAAGGACGTGATGATAGTTgtattgaatcaaaggaaaagacacatgAGTTCCACTAGATGAGATGTTTTGGGTACTCTGAGGTatctttaattcatgttttcaaaaatcaactcatgttgcgagaaatgagttgagcctcaggtcacacgctgaggtatttttagtttatgtttcaaaaaatcgactcatattgcgagaggtgagtcaagcctcaggtcacgctgaggtatttttaattcctgttgtttcaaaaatcagctcatattgcgagaggtgagttgagcctcaagacacgttgaggtaatttcaatttatgttctaaaatcaactcatattgcgagaggtgagttgagcctcggggcacgctgaggtatttttagtttatgtttagaaaaattgactcatcttgcgaaaggtgagttaagccttttaatttctgtttttcaaaaatcaactcatattgcgagagatgagttgagccttggctcacgtctgaGCTGTTTTGAACTTCTGTTTTTCAAATTCCgttcgtcaaaatcaactcatatcgcaagagatgagttgagcctcgggtcacatgtcgaggtatttcaaattctgtttttaatttttactttcctaaaaccaactcatattgcgagaggtgagttgaacctcaagaaacgttgaggtaatttcaatttatgcttcaaaaaatcaacttatattgcgagaagtaagttgagcctcggggcacgccgaggtattttcaaattctcttGTTCAAATCCTGTCTTTAATCTTTACttttccaaaatcaactcatattgcgagaggtgagttgagcctcaagacacgttaaggtaatttcaatttatgtttcaaaaatcacctcatattgcgagaggtgagctgagcctcggggcacgctgaggtattttcattttccactttccaattcctgtttttcaaaagtcaactcatattacgagaggtgagttgagccttttaatttcttttttttttcaaaaagcaactcatattgcgataggtgagttataccttttaatttttgtttttcaaaaaatcaacccatattgcgagaagtgagttgagccttaggtcaTATGtcaaggtattttcaaaatccgcttttcaaattaagtttcaaaagacCAGCTCatgttgtgagagatgagttgagctgtGGCTTACGTGCTgcgttattttcaatttttgtttttaatgtctgttttttaaggagtcaattcatattgcgagaaatgagttgaactCAAGAttacatgccgagtaaagaataaagattgaagttgATGAAAGACACCAAATGTcgcctccctgaagttgcaatagagcaggtcaaagttgcaagttttgactccctgaagttgcagtggagctgatcgaggatatcagatcttgcctttctaaagttaCAGAAGAGAATACCACAAATCTCATCTCAATTGAAGCaatagaagagcagattgaagctgtagatcttatctttctggAGCTacaagtgaagcagatcgaagccccAAAATCTCATACAAGTGAAGTTACATTAGAGAAGATCGAAGCTGCAAAGCATATGTCGGAAGatacagtggattgaaccaaagctacaagatacaATGGACTGGAAGGAGATTATCACCAATGAAGTCAAGACCCAGCAAGaccaggcaaaattggcctttcacttagtctttgctcaattcccgttacacgacaatgagcaaagaggggcagctgtacaggcCAATTTTAGGCCCAAAATCCAATACCCGTTACAAATCTTAAACCCAATAGCCCGCTAACCCATACCCACTAATCTAAACAACCAAGCCCACTAAGCCTAACCCATTAGCTAACCCTAAAGCCCAGTACCAAACCCACCGAACCTACCCTCTGACTCAGCAACTGCCACTGACCGAGTCTCCCACTTGCCCACTAACCTTCTGACACCAGCTCTCCATGCCCCCATGTCGGCCACCTGCTCCTCGGTACCATCATGCCTCTGCCACCGCCGTTTGCCCATTCCCTGCAAGACCAGAAAGAAGATGGAcaacaatattaaataaattttataaaggctataaaagcccgaagaAAAACAGAGGTAGGGGTTGGAGTTTTTGACAATACATAGATATATTTCAAAACAAAGAAACAGTAGATAGAGCGAGAAAACCAATCCAAAACAGGTATCAACACGTAAAAACGAACACCAAAGATCGAGAATCGAAAGTGGTAAAGATCCTAGTGATTCCATTTCATTTTAGTTCTTGTTTTTGATCTGCTTTTTTCCGCACAAGCATATAAAATAAACACTAACTATAATGAAAATATAATacaaaaagaatatataaaaaggaaaaaatctaACCTTTTCAGGTTTAAGCCATCAGTACGGTGGTGGCCCGGCCACCGGCGAGGGTCCGTGACCGTCCGTGACCGTGACGACCCCTCCGCCATCCCCCTTCCTCCTTTCTTCTCTCCTTCTCTCTCTCCTctctgttttttttctttctcccctTCCCTaatgaattttttcaaaattttttatcttttataggggaccaaaacgcaccgttttggtcccccccCCATAATACATAAAACGACGTCGTCACCAGGtcagatccgcgtgttttttaattCAATGGTATATTTGCGCATTAGATCCTTCCGCATTTTCAGTGTTTTAAATCaggtttatttttgtttataatcGCCCTAAAATTTAATCGACTTGCAATATACTCCTGTTGATGCGCTGCGTTTTGATAGAACGGAATATTACCGATTCAGGTCCCCCATGTTTCGCGTGTTGCAATACTGACCCGtggcttatttttattttagatttggccccaaaacttgattttaatccaattttggtCCTTTTTCGCTTATctttaattcttatttaaattttcttgtattttcatattattattattattattattattattattattattattattattattattattatctttattacaatagtgtatatttttatttatgtgtatagatttatatatatagtatttttgTGTTACATTGTTGTTCTTCGTATTTTAatgccattattattattatggttgttAATGTAGTGAATGTGTTGTTGTATGTATACATCTTTATATCGTCATTGTTATTATCATTAACCATAGtatatattttgttatatatgtatatatctatttgTGCATAGcattattttttaattactttattctaatatttctatatcgattatatgtatatacatttaaTATGCCTATGTACATATCCATGTATTATTAGTGTTTGTTCCTATATGTAtacattatgtaaatattttaatattatttaacataTGTATTTTCATTTTATATGCTTTACATAcgttttttaatatattatactttatatatcgttatgtatattttagtatatatatatatttgtgaaataTTATCaacagttttattattatttttaaataagtaTATATATCGTGCACATATTTTAATACTACATTCTacaaatttttatattatgtatttagtcCAACATCATATACTTAGTATTTCTAATATCCTTATTATTTATATCTATGAATGTATATGTCACGTAGTATATTAGTAAGTCCATTttatattgttgttatttctaatgtatatgcatatatcatctatgtgttatatatattatatattttcaatatttttgcattatTGCCCTATATGTTATTTGCTTcagcatatttttaatttttccatttatttatttttagttcaTCTCAATTTTGTTTTACATTACTTTAAGAATTTTATCCATGTCCttctaattaatttcaacaaTCAAGGCAatataccgatttaacattaagtcatcgagttcatcgctatattgggtgaacgtcaattgactcgtgttaaagcgatatacccttctcaaaaaccGGAATAAACTAGAATTTCTCGTCTTCTTTTaatcggatcacgactaaatgttacattgaactcgtatttttaaaaatcaagacaacacgtgtttataagacaccaattttgggcgtcgcgagggtgctaataccttcctcgcgcgtaattgactcccgaaccctatttttctctagATTTTTGCGTAGACccaaatttggccttcatttttgttcaaataaattttcttttcaaaaaagatgatttattaggtgtccgatcacacctagaaaaaagaatcggtggcgactcccctctttattttaaaatcaaacttcagttttcaagttttcaataaatcgcctcaattagcgactGAAACCAAACGAATTTTTACATCGCTACAATATTTGATTAATACAATTATTTGTGTATGCAATAAATCggtgtaaaataatattaattcgacaatattattagtaatttataaaaattaaaataaattaaattttatatatgatattaaatCATAGTTAATGCATATTTATTAGAAACTACAACATGGAGAATGTTTGGCTCTTCATTTAAAGTTTTGACccgagatttatttatttaagttataACTAAGCCTTGTAAGCTACGATGTATGGGAGAGGGGTACAATAAGCTTACGGCATGGGAAAAGTAAAAGATGATGATGAAGAAACCAAATTACATACCCCAAAAGCAAGCTCTCCATCTCTTTTTCCCTTTATGgtattcatatatatacacacagaTATATTAAAGAAATGGCAAAATCCAtatctctttcttcttcttcttcttcttctctctgTTTTTTGCTTATCTGAGATAGAAGGAGCTCTCTATTTGTAGAGAACGTTGCCCTTTTGGGATTTTAAAGCTTTGGACTAATCTCATTTTTCAGGTATATATATACGTTAATTTCTTTACTACTGTTAACTTTTATTCATGCGTTTCTCGGTGTGTGTTTATGATTTTGGAAGTAATGCATATGACAACGAACaagtttttcaaattttgaagaaaaatgtTTTGTTTCTTTCTATACTAATTTTCTTCATTTCACACCAATCACCAAATCAAAGGAAAACACATCtgcttatgttgatattagattTTTAGAACGAAGATTAAATATACTAATTTTAAAAGTagactaaaaaaaataaaattgaatcgtttaataattgttttgtaaCATTTCAGAATTGTGtgacaaaaatagaaatttattGATAGTTagatgattattttataatttttcatagtgaattgataaaaaatttactaatagttaaaTCATTGCTAGTATAAATTTACTCATAATTAAAAGCTAAAAAACTCAATTGTCTTATAAAAGCACACTCCCAACTTTTGACATTTTGATACTacaatgaaaaattataaaatgattatttaatattaaaatttattttttaatcacccaaaacttttaaatatttaatttttaagttgGTTAATTGatgactaaaaataacaaaatcaaaCGTGAAATCAGCAGATTTTGCAAAGGTTAAAATTGTACCAAAACAGTAAAAAAGACTGCTTGCAATTGAAGAAAAAGATTTCAAAGATTCCTACACTCTTTTGCTAATTTCATACACGGTTCTCCATGCATAAATAacccatatttattttttttggtgACATAAATTTGCATTTTCTGCAATGCTCTTTTATCAGTTTTGCATacaacaaagaaaaaagaaagattcACTGCCAAATTTATTTAGATGCATCAATTTCTTATTAAAGTAAAGATAAAAGCTGCAAGCTTACCCTGCATTGCACGCAATCAAATTAGGTTCTCATTTCTAACAGGTTTATTTCTAAATTGGTTTAAATCATTATTTGAGTctaaatttcataattatttttcccTTATGGTCTGaacttttttatcaaattatatCTTGAACTTAGcgattatttttatattggggCCTAAACTAGGCAACTGTTATCACATTGgagtataaattttattttatctaaattagtCTTGAACTTGACAATTGTTCCTATATCGGTGCTTGAACATGGCAATTGTTCCCATATTGGGGTCTAAAATTtagggttaatttttaaaattaacaatCAATGTcacaaagaaaaacaaaactaaaataaaaataaaaattacataatatgtaaatattgagggttaatttttttagaataaagaataaattgatataatttataaatattgaggATTAAAGTTGCTATTATACTAATTTTAAAAGTTACCACAGTTAGCCCACTAGTGAccaaaaatgacaaaattaaataattaagtgataaatttataatttttcatagttggatgacaaaaaaaaattaaaccataGTTTAAGCTGAAAAGTAAAGAAACCCAATTTTCTTATGAAAGCACGATTTTCAATAACTCCCACCTTTTGACATTTTGGTAACGGTATCATGGATCCACTATGACAAAAAAatgattatttaaatttttttttaaacaaggTTTCCATTTTTGCAGTGAACTGGGAATCTACTGTTTTTTCCTTGCTACTTTCTTGGAGCACAATGAAACCTGTAATGTAATGTAAGAATGGAAGGTACTACTGGAAGGTCCAAAAGTGAAATGGAAAGTGGCTCAACAAGCAACAACAATGAAAGTCATATAGCTTTCAAGGAAGGTCCCTGGTTTGGTCAGTTCAAAAATGGTTCCAACCCTTGGATGGCTAGATATGTCTATGGTTTGATCTTCTTAGCCTCGAATTTGTTAGCTTGGGCGGTCCGAGATTACGGCCGCAACGCCTTCCCGGAAATGGAAAGTAAGACGATTCGATTCAATTGTTTTGTCTCCGAAATTGATTTCCCTTACATAACATGTTTCACAATGTGGTTGCAGGACTGAAGAACTGTCAAGGCGGCCGAGGGTGTTTAGGTGCCGAAGGTGTCCTTCGAGTGAGCTTAGGATGTTTTGTATCCTTTATATTATGTCACATTTGATCCATTTCAAAATTTGTGTTCCATTGCTAATCTGTTACCTTAACTTTATATGTTAGGCATTTTATTTTGTAATGTTCCTTTCAACTGCTGGTACTTCAAGTCTTTACAATTGCAGAGACACATGGCATTCAGGATGGTGGTCCGTCAAGATCGGTCTTTGGATTGCCTTGACGGCAACCGCGTTCTTAGTGCCTACTTTTATCATACAGATATACGGTTTGTGTTCTATTCATAAGTTACTGTTTTGTTAATAGACATCGATGGTCTTAACACGTGTTTTCCGGTTGCTCGTGTAGGGGAGATTGCGCATTTCGGTGCCGGGTACATGACAGATTCATGTTATAGTATGTTGAGGAAGTTGAAGATGCTTCctatgttataattattcaaATCTTAATTGTTTTAAGAATGTTTTCTTTGTTCTTATAGGGTCTTTCTCTTAGTTCAGCTTGTGAGTGTTATCAGTTTCATTACATGGTTGAATGATTGTTGTCAACCAGACAAAACAGAAGATAAATGGTAAGTCTCGCCCCCGACTCGAACCGCACGATCGTGATCGTAATAATGCTGATGAAAATTTACTTTTTTTCTTCAGCCATATCCATGTGATGTTGCTTGCAACAGCTGCATATATTATATGTATAGTTGGGATCATCATGATGTATGTATGGTATGCTCCAGAACCGTCTTGTCTACTTAATATCTTCTTCATTACATGGACACTGGTACTCATTCAACTCATGACGAGTGTTTCTCTTCACCCAAAAGTACGTACTCAAACTTCTCCGGATTGTATAATCCCATAGCATGATTTGTAACCTAATGAAGTGCATGATTTGTGAAACAGGTGAACGCGGGTATCTTAACTCCGGGACTCATGGGACTTTATATAGTATTCATCTGTTGGTGTGCGATTCGAAGGCAAGTTTTTTAAGCCTTTTGCAGTTTTGAAAACCGGCGTTGGATTGAGTAAATGTTAACCTATTAACATTTATGTGTTTCCAGTGAACCAGCTGGTGAAAATTGTATTCGGAAAGCAGAGGCTTCAAACAGAACAGATTGGCTTACAATCATAGTAATGTTTCATTCTTTCGAAAATGTTTAACGGGCCGAGACACGGTGATTAAACTCTTTTTGTGTTTCTTTCCAGAGCTTTATCGTCGCGTTATTGGCTATGGTTATCGCTACGTTTTCGACCGGCATCGATTCTCAATGTTTTCAGGTTAAAAAGGAAGCACCTGTCGGAGATGCGGTACCGTACGGTTACGGTTTCTTCCACTTCGTTTTCGCGACTGGTGCTATGTATTTCGCGATGCTATTGATCGGATGGAATACTCATCATATTATTAAAAAGTATGTATTACATTTGAAGAATCACTTATTTGATAATAGGACTGGTTGTGACATGGTTTGATTTCGCAGATGGACGATCGATGTCGGTTGGACAAGTACTTGGGTGAGGATAGTGAACGAATGGCTAGCCGTCTGTGTTTACTGTAAGTACATAACTCGACTATTATCTATGAGTTTCGGACGATCCTTAAGGACTTGATATTTGTTGCAGTGTGGATGTTGGTGGCTCCTGTCATATTGTTGAGGTGCAGACAAACAAATGAATCTGCATGAAATGGTGATCAGTCATggatttattttattgcaattggGTCCTTTGGATTCCATTGTTGCATAAAATGGTAACCATTTGCTGAAGAATAGTAAGCAATCGGTTAGATGGGGATGTTTGGATCAAAGTGGGGGAATGGGAAAATACAAAATTATACTCAAAATTTGTGAAAGCAAAATGCCTAATTAGTATCTGTTAATACACATATTGAAGGAAGATATAAAttcctttcatttctttagtAAACTTCTccaaaatacaattttttttttcatcgaaGTTATATACGAGAAAATTTATGATTATAACATCTAATTAGTATCTACATTTGAATAAAATTTCAGatttatgcaaaaaaaaaaaaaacaagtgaaTGTAAAAAGTTTGTGAAAAACTTTGTTTTTACATCGTAAGTAGATAAGGCGTAAAGCTATGTCATTGCAGATAATGAAGGATAAAATGATCATTTCGAACAAAAAATAtgataaaagttttaatttaaaaataaaaataggattGATTTTCATTAAGATAATTAAGTTGACTATTTAATTGACGTACTTTGTCAACTTTATTGGGTGAGAGAATTGAGTGAATTTCACATATTTGTTCAAGTGTGAGCCTTATTATTTAATACCTCGTCATTTTTGAATGACTTTACTTACCTACCAAATGATTAAGTTATTAGATAGTGAAAACTACACTTTCATGTGCAAAGTGAGGCTACAACTTGTAAGTGTTGACTTCAGCTTAAATCATAATTCTTTGTGCTATGATAATATTAATGGATTGATTTTCCAAATAAAACATCACATATGTAAATTAAGTCTAAATTACGTTAATAATATTTATACGCAAAGTTAACCATATATATATGCAAAATTTTATTGTTATGATCACAACTCTTACCACAATATAACCATACATACATTCAAAAGCAAATCTTTTCCTCCATGATCTAGCAAGTAGCAAAAAGAGGATGCATCATTATTCATGTTGAATTCAATGGGTTGCTTTGTTTAACTCAAGCTTTAGAGTTTGAGTTTGAATCGGTTTTAAGTTTATGTTGGATGGATTTAGACTATTAATTTTTTAGTATCAAATTAGATTAATTTGAATTTAGATTTGAATTAATTAagttgaattttaaatttaagttaaaactTATGGTTCTAAACTTTCAACTATTGGTACACCTAGTACTAACCTAATGTATTTACAatacaaattcattttatttttttatatcctATTTGAAAAAGTACACTAATTTATAGTTATTGAAAGTTTTTGACTAACAGTAGTTTTGACATAAGTGAATTGCTTAAAAGATTGAAtctattaaataatttttcaataCAATCAATGATTTAAGTTTTATATTCTAAATATCCTCACTAATTGGTTGTACCTAACGGAAAGTTCCCATAAAACTCTCAAAATGTGGTGGTTGTGTATCATATCTCCAGTGTTGGTTCTTCGTTGCTACGGTGCTGCCTGCAGCTTTATGCGGTGAATTGATACAATATTTGTGTGATCCGAAAACGATGCATTTGCCATAACTTGTACAGGGGGGCGGTGCTTTGCCTGCTCTTAAGCTGTTTTTCAGACCAAAAACACAACATTTTTGCTGCTTGTCTTGTCTGTAACCCCACATTTCTTCAATGCTTCCATGTGAAGAGGTAAAAGAATGGTGAATCCAGACCGTACGTCATGTGACTAACACGTGCTTAACTTGCTTTACCCATAACCATTCACCACTCACTTAtactcttttttatttttgaaaaaggaaTTCCTTTATTTTTCCACCCACTATAATAAAGGAACCAATATCATTCACATGGTCCAACCTGGTCCCCTTAATCTTGTTCAAAAATTACTacatttacttattttttaaatatagctACACATTATTATCTCTTATTGCTACAAAAatcaaatcatataataattGCTCACCTCAGAGGGCACCAATAATTCAATGCCACATCTCCCTCTTCTTCTTTACATTAGTAATAAGGTATAATTCTATTCTTACTCCTACTATACTAAAATTTACCACCATATACTTCAATTTAATAGTGTAATCGAGTAAAATCGAACTCAAATACTGACAAGTTcaatattaaattcaattttgTTATTCAACTTGATCTCAAATAAGCTTGTTCCTATACAAGCTCGATCTCCTTCATTTTTAAGTTATTCCTGTATAATaaaggtaaaaatataattttataatataaaaacatattCAAGTAAAATGTTCGATTAGGCTCACAAGTCATTCGAATCAAATATTACAGTGCTCAAATTTGGCTTGATTGA belongs to Gossypium arboreum isolate Shixiya-1 chromosome 7, ASM2569848v2, whole genome shotgun sequence and includes:
- the LOC108484682 gene encoding uncharacterized protein LOC108484682, translating into MEGTTGRSKSEMESGSTSNNNESHIAFKEGPWFGQFKNGSNPWMARYVYGLIFLASNLLAWAVRDYGRNAFPEMERLKNCQGGRGCLGAEGVLRVSLGCFAFYFVMFLSTAGTSSLYNCRDTWHSGWWSVKIGLWIALTATAFLVPTFIIQIYGEIAHFGAGVFLLVQLVSVISFITWLNDCCQPDKTEDKCHIHVMLLATAAYIICIVGIIMMYVWYAPEPSCLLNIFFITWTLVLIQLMTSVSLHPKVNAGILTPGLMGLYIVFICWCAIRSEPAGENCIRKAEASNRTDWLTIISFIVALLAMVIATFSTGIDSQCFQVKKEAPVGDAVPYGYGFFHFVFATGAMYFAMLLIGWNTHHIIKKWTIDVGWTSTWVRIVNEWLAVCVYLWMLVAPVILLRCRQTNESA